In bacterium, one genomic interval encodes:
- a CDS encoding efflux RND transporter periplasmic adaptor subunit: MNGQKAIIRVALLAALTLLVTSCSEEQKATQTERSIAVNVQTIGPTDERLVRTFSGSLEGEKQAVLYAKLAEAVADVPVREGQAVRANQVIVSLDKNGPTANFNEVSSVFRNAEKNFTKMENLFKSGAISETQYDGAKTEFEVAKANYEAVSQLVDVRTPIAGTVTSISVRDGDFVHVGQQLAVVATPGKLRVKFAVNTDNIRYISQGADVRIVSDVVHDTVSGKVVSIAESADPATRSFQVEALVNNEGSQFSPGMFVKIQVTEQELPKVLAVPRGAIIRLDNEDVAFVVENGVAKKRTVKLGPELEGRVVILEGLKPGDTLVTLGQNYLDEGFKVTISSTAKG, translated from the coding sequence ATGAACGGGCAAAAAGCAATTATCCGAGTCGCTCTCCTGGCGGCGTTGACGCTTCTGGTCACTTCCTGCTCCGAGGAGCAGAAGGCGACCCAGACCGAGCGGTCGATAGCTGTCAATGTACAGACAATCGGTCCGACCGACGAACGGTTGGTCAGGACATTTAGTGGATCGCTGGAAGGCGAAAAGCAGGCGGTCCTCTATGCGAAATTGGCCGAAGCGGTCGCTGATGTTCCCGTGCGGGAAGGTCAGGCCGTCCGGGCCAATCAGGTTATCGTCAGCCTCGACAAAAACGGCCCCACCGCCAATTTCAACGAAGTGAGTTCGGTCTTTCGAAACGCGGAGAAGAACTTCACCAAGATGGAGAATCTCTTCAAATCCGGTGCGATCTCCGAGACTCAGTATGATGGCGCCAAGACGGAGTTTGAGGTAGCCAAGGCGAATTACGAGGCGGTTAGCCAATTGGTTGATGTCCGCACTCCGATCGCTGGGACAGTGACCTCGATCTCAGTTCGCGATGGTGACTTTGTGCATGTCGGTCAGCAACTCGCGGTGGTGGCGACACCGGGTAAGTTGCGAGTGAAATTCGCGGTGAATACCGACAACATTCGCTACATCTCTCAAGGAGCGGATGTACGGATCGTCTCGGATGTCGTGCATGACACGGTTTCGGGGAAAGTAGTGTCGATCGCAGAATCGGCCGATCCGGCAACCCGGAGTTTTCAGGTCGAAGCGCTTGTAAACAATGAAGGGAGCCAGTTCAGTCCGGGCATGTTTGTCAAGATTCAGGTGACGGAGCAAGAGTTACCAAAGGTGTTGGCTGTGCCTCGGGGAGCCATCATTCGGTTGGACAATGAGGATGTTGCGTTTGTCGTCGAGAATGGCGTCGCCAAAAAGCGGACAGTCAAATTGGGACCGGAACTCGAAGGACGGGTTGTTATTCTTGAAGGCCTGAAACCAGGCGACACACTGGTAACGCTCGGACAGAATTATCTGGACGAAGGGTTCAAAGTGACTATCAGTTCCACTGCAAAGGGCTAA
- a CDS encoding TolC family protein — MNDRLRQFGSHGSWAAAVAALIVLATASWVSAAETALTIDDVRQRAATFNRQYLSAQQDLEQARTQVTSARAGVFPDINFSSSYARNFTIPKMFVSFGGETQELQTSYKHNFGYALSVKQSIWEGGKVLTAWQIAKLYRDYSESNLKAVENVVRYNADLLFYGAIFQRSVLETLRKAHEATSYNLEVVEKQYGQGVVSEYELLRARVENANLEPQILQAESDLELAEKRMKSFIGLPLRDSVILIEDVMDTSLASIPNLDQMLDIGLQNRPEMRASTTLTGITKKAIGIAKADYWPSLDASYTYDTRSSSDIWQLDNNVSKSSTLGLSLNFKIFDGFNRSSQVAYRRADYEKSRIAQAQMEDDVRLEIEQAYDQVIRAKKSLDIQRETIAQAEEGLKIANLRYQQGVGTQLEVLSAQAALTDARRSLAQALYFFRTSKAELKRATTIDIGAETR; from the coding sequence ATGAACGACAGACTTCGACAATTCGGTTCACATGGGTCATGGGCAGCGGCGGTTGCAGCACTCATAGTACTGGCTACTGCAAGTTGGGTGAGTGCGGCGGAGACTGCATTGACCATTGACGACGTTCGGCAACGGGCGGCGACTTTTAATCGACAATACCTCTCTGCTCAGCAGGATCTGGAGCAGGCTCGCACACAGGTTACCTCCGCGCGTGCAGGGGTATTCCCGGACATCAATTTTTCGAGTTCGTATGCGAGAAATTTCACAATCCCGAAGATGTTTGTTTCCTTTGGTGGAGAGACGCAGGAATTGCAGACCTCCTACAAGCATAATTTCGGATATGCGCTTTCGGTGAAGCAGTCAATCTGGGAGGGGGGGAAGGTACTGACCGCCTGGCAGATCGCAAAGCTGTACCGAGACTATTCCGAGTCAAATCTGAAGGCTGTCGAGAATGTGGTACGTTACAACGCGGATCTGCTGTTCTACGGGGCGATCTTCCAGCGATCAGTTTTAGAGACTCTGCGCAAGGCACATGAGGCGACCTCATACAACCTTGAGGTAGTAGAAAAGCAGTATGGGCAGGGGGTAGTCTCCGAGTACGAATTACTACGCGCGCGAGTAGAGAACGCTAATCTGGAACCACAGATTCTCCAGGCGGAATCCGACCTGGAACTGGCCGAAAAGCGGATGAAGTCGTTTATCGGCCTGCCGTTGCGAGATTCGGTCATCCTTATCGAGGATGTGATGGATACATCGCTGGCGTCAATCCCAAATTTGGATCAGATGCTGGATATTGGATTGCAGAATCGTCCGGAAATGCGGGCCTCGACCACTCTCACCGGCATCACCAAGAAGGCGATCGGGATAGCCAAGGCGGATTACTGGCCGTCGCTGGATGCATCGTATACTTACGATACCAGGTCGTCATCGGATATCTGGCAGCTCGACAACAATGTCAGTAAGTCATCAACTCTTGGGCTTTCTCTCAATTTTAAGATTTTCGATGGTTTCAATCGGTCGAGCCAGGTGGCATATCGCCGCGCCGACTATGAGAAGAGCCGGATCGCTCAGGCGCAGATGGAAGATGACGTCCGTCTTGAGATAGAGCAGGCATATGATCAGGTCATTCGGGCCAAGAAGTCTCTGGATATTCAGCGGGAGACCATTGCCCAGGCGGAGGAAGGGTTGAAGATCGCGAATTTGCGTTATCAGCAGGGAGTCGGCACGCAACTCGAAGTGTTGTCGGCACAGGCGGCGTTGACTGATGCCCGCCGTTCGCTGGCGCAGGCGCTTTACTTCTTCAGAACATCAAAGGCAGAATTGAAAAGAGCAACCACCATTGATATTGGTGCAGAAACGAGATAG
- a CDS encoding TetR/AcrR family transcriptional regulator — protein MAKIKQSPKMPAEQRREQLLASARKLFTEKGYPGTSTEEIALNAGLTKGALYFHFKSKEDILLALVKQMSNQFLLALQSLPTPLTPLQIVELVICHTKATKPNEFRTIMDIWVQGMRLPRIRKYIRDEHNQKIEYVLKHLDVGTKVSADELQQLVVLIFALCDGIAGRRVFNRDSMDDAIQMKLVRRMFEGMYQPAKG, from the coding sequence ATGGCCAAGATAAAGCAAAGCCCGAAAATGCCGGCCGAGCAGCGCCGCGAGCAGCTGCTGGCATCGGCCCGCAAGTTGTTCACAGAGAAGGGGTACCCGGGGACATCGACAGAAGAGATCGCCCTCAATGCAGGACTGACCAAGGGGGCACTCTACTTCCATTTCAAGAGCAAGGAAGATATCCTGCTGGCGCTGGTCAAGCAGATGAGCAACCAGTTTCTGTTGGCCCTGCAATCGCTTCCGACCCCACTCACCCCCTTGCAGATCGTCGAATTGGTGATCTGTCACACCAAAGCAACCAAGCCGAACGAATTCCGCACGATCATGGATATCTGGGTTCAGGGGATGCGCCTTCCGCGGATTCGCAAGTATATCCGGGACGAACATAACCAGAAAATAGAGTATGTGCTTAAGCACCTGGACGTCGGTACCAAGGTGAGCGCAGACGAATTACAGCAGCTCGTAGTACTGATTTTTGCCTTGTGCGACGGAATCGCCGGGCGACGAGTGTTTAATAGGGACAGTATGGATGACGCGATCCAGATGAAGCTGGTTCGCCGGATGTTCGAAGGTATGTACCAGCCGGCTAAGGGATAA
- the corA gene encoding magnesium/cobalt transporter CorA codes for MIRSFYYLPNEGVEVLEGVADFDRLASVPGALLWVDMCKPSDQESFVLTHDFKFHPLAIEDVISEKPRTKIDDYDRYLFLVFQVVDYVGREEGLKIMELDFFLSKNTLVTVHYDEHRIFDYLYSRAERDERLLSRGADYLFHAMIDTVVDNYNGILDVFEYEVDQVEDDVLGSADEDTLKSIFALRRDIVQLKRIVLPQKEIVAQLSRQHYTMISQPLVPYFSDIHDHLIRINDTADTHRELLNSSLEIHYSSVQARTNDVIRFLTVLTAIFVPPTLLASLWGMNFASMPELDWSLGYPLALAVIFGSMIGQLIYFRKKKWF; via the coding sequence ATGATCCGGTCATTCTACTATCTCCCGAATGAAGGGGTTGAGGTACTTGAAGGGGTGGCTGATTTCGACCGTCTCGCCAGTGTTCCAGGGGCTTTGCTCTGGGTGGACATGTGCAAGCCGTCGGATCAGGAATCCTTTGTTCTGACCCATGACTTCAAATTTCACCCGCTGGCGATCGAAGACGTTATCTCGGAAAAGCCGCGGACCAAGATCGACGACTACGACCGTTACCTCTTCCTGGTGTTCCAGGTGGTCGACTATGTAGGCAGGGAAGAGGGGCTGAAGATCATGGAGCTGGACTTCTTCCTGAGCAAAAACACACTGGTGACTGTCCATTACGATGAGCACCGGATCTTTGATTATCTGTATAGCCGGGCCGAGCGCGATGAGCGGCTGTTATCACGCGGCGCGGATTACCTGTTCCACGCGATGATCGATACGGTCGTGGATAACTACAATGGCATTCTCGACGTTTTTGAGTACGAGGTCGACCAGGTTGAAGATGATGTTTTGGGGAGCGCCGACGAAGATACGCTGAAGTCGATCTTCGCTTTGCGCCGGGATATCGTTCAGCTCAAGAGAATTGTTTTGCCGCAGAAAGAGATCGTGGCCCAGCTTAGCCGTCAGCATTACACCATGATCTCGCAGCCGTTGGTGCCGTACTTTTCGGATATTCACGACCATTTGATCCGAATCAATGATACCGCTGACACCCATAGAGAACTACTAAACTCTTCTTTGGAAATCCACTACTCCTCTGTTCAGGCTCGCACCAACGACGTGATCCGCTTCCTGACTGTTCTGACCGCTATTTTTGTGCCGCCGACCTTGCTTGCCTCTTTGTGGGGCATGAACTTCGCCAGCATGCCCGAACTCGACTGGAGTCTTGGGTATCCGTTGGCGCTGGCCGTGATCTTTGGCAGCATGATCGGTCAGCTTATCTATTTCCGTAAGAAAAAGTGGTTTTAA